AAACACTccaaggacccccccaaaacactCCAGAGACCCCTCCCCAAAACTCCagagacccccccaaaaaactccaaggacccccccaaaattccagggacccccccaaaattccagggacccccccaaaacactCCAGAAACCCCCCCAAACTTCCAGGgacccctccccaaaacaccaaGGACCCCCCGAAACTCCAGAGACCCCCCCAAAACACTCCAAGGACCCCCCAAAACACTCcaaggaccccccccaaaggttccgggcccccccccccaactccagAGCCCCCTCCCCAAATTGGGGGTCCCCCCCtttgcccgggggggggggggggggggggctgactCACGCGCTGGGGCGGGGCGTGGATGAGGGCGCGGTAGAAGCAGGTGGTCTGGGGGTAGAGCGCCAGCACCAGCTGCTCCCGCTGGAACAGCGCCTCGGGGTCGCTCTCGGGGTTGGTTTTCCACTGCGGCAGCGGGATGATGCGGCGCCGGCTCAGCGTGTGCCgcctgcgggcggcggcggcaattgggggggggggtttggggggggtttggggtgtgggAGGGGTGTGGGAGGGGTgtgggagggggtttgggggggtgtggggagggggtttggaggggtttgggggctgggggggtatggggggggtgtggggagggggtttggggggttttgggggggtgtggggggtgggggtttgggggggttttggggggtggggggggtgtggggggggttggggggctttggggggctgggggggtgtggggagggggtgtggggggggtttggaggggtttgggggctgggggggtatggggggggtgtggggaggggggtttggggggtgggggggtgtgggggagggggtttgggggggttttggggggtggggggggtgggggggggttggggggctttgggggctgggggggtgtggggagggggtgtggggggggtttggaggggtttgggggctgggggggtatggggggggtgtggggagggggtttggggggtgggggggtgtggggagggggtttgggggggttttggggggtgggggggggtgggggggggttggggggctttgggggctgggggggtgtggggagggggtgtggggggggtttggaggggtttgggggctgggggggtatggggggggtgtggggagggggtttggggggggtttgggggggtgtggggggtgggggtttggggggtgtggggagggggtttggggggggtgtggggaggtttggggggtgggtttggggggctttggggtgtgGGAGCGgtgtgggggggttggggggggtttggggggtgcggggagggggtttggggggggttggggggggttggggggggttgggggtttgggggggtgtgggggggggtttggggggagtttggggtgtggggggggtggggggggtgggggaggtttggggggtgggtttgggggagtttggggggtggggggggtgtggggagggggtttgggggggttcgggggggttttgggggggggggggggtgcacaCTCACTCTTTGCCTTCTTCGTCGATGTCGTCCACTTCGTacctgggggggggagaaaggggggtgagggggggtttggggggggaattggggcgtgggggggggaattgggggggcaattggggggcagggggggattTGGGCCGGGGGGGGAATTGGGGGAGAAttgggggggaaattggggtgtggggggggaattgggggggaaTCGGGGGCAAttgggggggaattgggggggaaatgggggtgtggggagggattgggggggaattgggggggaaTTAGGGGTGAAATGGGGGGGAATTGGGGCGTGGGGGGGAaattggggggcagggggaatttGGGGGAGAATTGGGGGCaattgggggggatttggggggaattGGGGGTGAAATGGGGGGAATTGGGGGCAAATTGGGGGTACGGGGGAATTGGGGGTGTGGGGGaattgggggggcagggggggatttgaggggggaagtagggggcgggggggaattgGCGGGGGAATTGGGAGTGcagggggggaattggggggcaaattggggggcagggggggaaattggggtgtggggggggaattgggggcaATTGGGGGGGCaattggggggcaggggggcaatTGGGGATGAaatgggggtgtgggggggggaatttgggggggaaattggggggcgggggggaattgGGGGCAGAATTGGGGGGCAGGGGCAAATTGGGGGTGAAATGGGGGGAATTAGGAGGCAAATTGGGGGTACGGGGGGGAAAttggggagcgggggggaattggggggcaaattgtggggcagggggggaattGGGGTGAAAtaggggggcagagggagaattTGGGGGGGAATTGAGGGGGAAATTGGGGGTGCAGGAGCAGaaaagggggggcagggggaggaaattGGGGTacgggggggaaatggggggcgGGGGTAAAaaattggggtgcagggggagaaatgggggggtgggggaggaaaatTGGGGTACGGGGGGTGAAGCGGGGGCGCAGGGGCAGAaaggggggcgcgggggggagaAAGTTGGGGCGCAGGGGGGAGGAAACGGGGGCGCGGGCGATTGAAGAtgaaatttgggggggggaggcgTCAAAaaagggggtgcagggggctcgggggggggggttggggggctcgggggggggcaagagggaggaaaatgggaggtggggcgcgggggggccggttTTGGGGCGCAGGGCGCTGGTTTTGGGGCGCAGGGAGCCATTTTGGGGCACGAGGAGCCATTTTGGGGGTACGCAGTgctattttgggggggaagggggtcatttttggggtgcagggacacaTTTTGGGGCACAGATCActatttttggggtgcagggagccaTTTTGGGGCGCAGGGGgccatttttggggtgcagggagccaTTTTTGGGGCACAGATCACTATTTTTGGGGCGCAGGGGGCCATTTTTGGGGCGCAGGGGGCCATTTTTGGGGCGCAGGGGGCCATTTTTGGGGTACACAACACTATTTTTGGGGTGTAGGAAcccattttggggtgcagggggccaTTTTGGGGAGCGCGGGCTGCCATTTTGACACCGCCAGCCGCCATTTTGGAGGCCCCGGCAGCCATTTTGGCGGCCCAGAAGAGCGGCATTTTTTGGGGCGTAGGGAAAATTGGGGGGCGGAGGGAAAATTTGGGGGGGCGCAGGGAAAATTTGGGGGGTGCCCACTTGTTGGCGGCGTGGCTGTAGCTGACGACCTCGGCCAAAATCCACTGCTCGTCCCCCTCCAACGCCTTCACCCGCGCCGCCACCTTGTCGCCGGGCTTGGCCACGTAATctcccgccgccggcaccgcgccgCACAACGGGGGGGGCCTGCAAAAAGGGGGTACGCcgcccccccacccacccccccgcaaTTCAGCgacaccccaaaaaaaccccccccaaacctccccccaaaaaataaatCCCCGCCGCGCCCTCACTTCTCGCCCGGCTTGCCGATCCAGAGCGGCAGCGTCATGGCCGACTGCTGCAGCAGCGTCATCAGCACCCCGCGCCGCATCGTTTTTCGGGGGGGCTCCGCTTCGCTGTAGATCCCCGCGATTTTAGCGGCTGTTAAATGTAGGGGTTAATTTTGGggctccctccccctcccccaaagttaaatttgggggggggggggggggggggggtgtaccCCGGTTTTTGggtcccggccccctccccgcggcgttACCGATGCGGCGCTCCTCCAGCAGAGACTTGATCTCGGCGATTTTGTCCAGCGCCTTGcggaggatgctggggagggaACCCCCAAACGTGAGGGGAaacagggggctgggggggggggggaagggggggtttggggggataaaggggggtttgggggggataaGGGGGGAtaaaggggggtttgggggggataaaggggggtttggggggggacacaaggACTGAAACAATTAATAACTGataatttgtcattaaaaaaaaggatttcccatgaaaaatggggtttgggggggaaatggggggatAAAGGGGGGGACATAAGCACTGAAACAATTAATAAGTGataatttgtcattaaaaaaggggattTACCATGAAAAATGGgtttgggggggaaatggggggataaaggggggtttgggggggataaaggggggtttggggggggacacaaggACTGAAACAATTAATAACTGataatttgtcattaaaaaaaagggatttcccatgaaaaatggggtttgggggggaaatggggggatAAAGGGGGGGACATAAGCACTGAAACAATTAATAAGTGataatttgtcattaaaaaaggggatttaccatgaaaaatggggtttgggggggaaatggggggataaaggggggtttggggggataaaggggggtttgggggcagACACAAGGACtgaaaaagttaataaattataatttgGCATTATAAAAAGGATTTAGCATGacaaatggggtttggggggaaaTAGGGGGATaaaggagggggtttggggggacaaaggggggtttgggggggataaaggggggggtttgggggagacACAAGGACTAAAACAGTTAATAAAtgataatttatcattaaaaaaggggatttaccatgaaaaatggggtttggggggaaaCGGGGGGAAacagtggggtttgggggggaaaaagtggggtttggggggagaCACAAGGACTGAAAGAATTAATAAACAATGACTTGGCATTAAAAAAGGGGATTTCCCATGAAAAATGGGGTTTAGGGGGAAAATGGGGGAtaaagggggtttgggggggataaagggggtttggggggggacacaaggACTGAAACAATTAATAAGTGataatttgtcattaaaaaaggggatttaccatgaaaaatggggtttggggggaaatggggggaaaaagtggggtttggggggagaCACAAGGACTGAAACAATTAATAAATGataatttgtcattaaaaaagagGATTTACcatgaaaaatggggtttgggggggaaatgggggaataaaggggggtttggggaggataaaggggggtttgggggcagACACGAGGACTGAAAGACTTAATAAAtgataatttatcattaaaaagagGATTTAGCATGAAAAAGGCGGTTTGGGGagataaaaaggggggggggtggcaaAAAAGGGGGGTATGGGATGAAAAACGCCAATTTTGTAGTGAAAAGGGGGGATTTTGCAGCAAAAAAGGGAGATTTGGGGGCAAAACCGGGGGATTCGGGGGCGAAAATGGGGGATTGAGGACTTAATAAATGATGATTTAGTGTTAAAAGAAGCATTTAGGTGAAAAAATGGGGTCTTGGGGGATAAAAAGGGGGATTTGAGCTGAAAAAGGGGGATTTGcggcaaaaaagagagagatggggTGAAAAAGGCCGATTTTGTGGTGAAaaggggggattggggggggggaggggagattTTGCGGCGAAAACGGGGGATTTGGGGTtaaaaatggggggtggggggatcaAGGGGGGTTGGAAGGCGACACGAGGAGTTAAAGAGTTAATAAATAATGATTTGGTGTTAAAAAAGGGATTTAGGGTGAAAAACGGGGTTTGGGGGGATAAaaagggggatttgggggggcctGGGATTAagagatggggatgtgggggatgAAAAAGGGGGATTTGGGGTGAAAAAGGTGGGTTTGGGCTGCAAAAAGCGCTTTTGCTGAAAAAAGGGGGGGTTTTGTGGTGAAAGCCGGGGGTTTTTGTGATGAAAAGCGGGAATTTTTGTggtgaaaaagagagagatgcgCTGAAAAAGGGGGATTTTACCACTAAGAAGGCCCGTTTTGTGGTGAAAAAAGGGGATTTTGGGGCGGCAAGGGGGGATTTCGGGGCGGCAAGGGGGGATTTCGGGGCGGCAAAATAACCATTGGTGTCAAAAGGGAGAACTTTGTACTTAACGAGCTTGAGTTTGGGGTGAAAAAGACAAACTTGGGGGCTACCGAGCCCGGGCTTGGGGTGAAAAAGGGGAATTTTGGGGTACGTGGGGtgagaaggggtggggggacaccCTACTTGCACTCGGCCTCCGCGTCGGCTTTGGCCGTGGTGTAGAGGCCCCGCAGCTTGGTCCGGTAGTAGGGGGAGACtgagggggcagaggggggggggggggtcagagggagattggggggggggtccccccaaacccccggtGCCCCCCCAATTCCCCCTCACTCTTGTTCTCCGTCTGCATCCGCTCGTGGGTTTTCTGGATGTTGACCAGGTTGTGCTCGCTGCGGGAGCGCTCCTCCTGCCGGCAACGGGGcgagggcagagggagaaggcggtgaggggaaggggaaagagggaagggggggggggggtcgccgctcagccgctgccccccccccccctcgccccgctaCCTGCGTCTGCTTGATgagctggtgcagctcccccagcagctccgCGATGCGGGAGTCGGCCGAGACCagcgccatggcggcggcggggctgggagaaggagaaataaagggagacacacacaccccccccccccccccgccaaaatGGCGGCGGCTCCCTCAGACCTGCGCGACGCCCCTCTGCGCATGCGCCGGcgccgcttcccccccccccaccgcacTGCGCATGCGCCCAGCCCCCGCCttcccgcccagccccgccgcccgtgCGCCGGCACCGCCTCCCCCTCTGCACTGCGCGTGCGTAGAGCCCCCTGCCTCCCCCGCCGCGCGTGCGCCCCAGGCGCCGCCCGCCCTCGCGCGTGCGCGCtgcgccccgccgcgctgcccgccgggaGTCGTAgtccccgccgcctccgcctccctaTTGGCCCCGCTCTCCGCGCCCCCCTTTCCCATTGGCTACCGCCGCCTCACCCCTCCCTCCCATTGGCCGCCGCCTCACGGGCGGTCCCCGCCCCCTCTCCCCTGAAGGGGGAAGCCGGGGTTTtcccggggctcccccgggggAGCCCCGATAACGAAACCGCCGCCGGGAACCGGGAACGGGAGCGGGGCCAtgggggttgcgggggggcgaCCTGGGCCGggctgagcctcctcctcctcctcccggtcccggtcccggcctCCGaagggccccggggggggctgcggctcTGCGGCGGCTGCTGTGGGAGACGCGGGAGCTGGCGGAGCGATACGTGAGGGACCGgcgggggaccgggggggggggtgggggacgacaccgggtgtccctgtcccccgtgACCGGTGTCCCTGTCgttccccctccccggggcaggtGGCGGAGCGGCTGGCGGGGGCCCGGCTGCATCTCTcgcccccccccgggcaccccttGGTGGTCAGCATCCCGGCCCGCGACTGGATGGCGCTGACGGTACGGGGAGGGgttctgtggggcagggggagtgctatggggcgggggggggggggggctgtggggggggctatggggcagggggaggggggctggggggggggctatgggggtcctgtggggctgggggggtgctatggggcagggtggggggggctatgggggtcctgtggggctgggggggtgctatggggcagggtggggggggctatgggggtcctgtggggctgggggggtgctatggggcagggtggggggggctatgggggtcctgtggggctgggggggtgctatggggcagagtggggggggctatgggggatCTATGGGGCTGGGGGCGGTGCTGTGGGGGTCCTATGGGGCtgtgggggggccatgggggacctatggggctgggggggtgctatggggcagggggaggggggctgtggggctggggggggtgctatggggctggggggggctattgggcgggggggggggctgtgggggacctatggggctgggggcgtgctatggggcagggtggggggggctatgggggtcctgtggggctgggggggggctatggggcagggggaggggggctggggggggtgctatggggctggggggggctatgggggacctatggggctgggggg
This genomic stretch from Mycteria americana isolate JAX WOST 10 ecotype Jacksonville Zoo and Gardens unplaced genomic scaffold, USCA_MyAme_1.0 Scaffold_200, whole genome shotgun sequence harbors:
- the SGF29 gene encoding SAGA-associated factor 29, whose amino-acid sequence is MALVSADSRIAELLGELHQLIKQTQEERSRSEHNLVNIQKTHERMQTENKISPYYRTKLRGLYTTAKADAEAECNILRKALDKIAEIKSLLEERRIAAKIAGIYSEAEPPRKTMRRGVLMTLLQQSAMTLPLWIGKPGEKPPPLCGAVPAAGDYVAKPGDKVAARVKALEGDEQWILAEVVSYSHAANKYEVDDIDEEGKERHTLSRRRIIPLPQWKTNPESDPEALFQREQLVLALYPQTTCFYRALIHAPPQR
- the LOC142403329 gene encoding uncharacterized protein LOC142403329 — translated: MAAAPSDLRDAPLRMRRRRFPPPHRTAHAPSPRLPAQPRRPCAGTASPSALRVRRAPCLPRRACAPGAARPRACALRPAALPAGSRSPRRLRLPIGPALRAPLSHWLPPPHPSLPLAAASRAVPAPSPLKGEAGVFPGLPRGSPDNETAAGNRERERGHGGCGGATWAGLSLLLLLPVAERLAGARLHLSPPPGHPLVVSIPARDWMALTARQRLGALGRRLATLRGRWGALGSGAGTRRWGALLRWDLRDLGRAIASELGEPPEPPRPPAPRPAPPPGEWGRRREALALLRATEAFLLRALRDFLLLCRAPPPGPAPRPRPAATPRGPAP